Proteins encoded within one genomic window of Plasmodium cynomolgi strain B DNA, chromosome 11, whole genome shotgun sequence:
- a CDS encoding hypothetical protein (putative), whose protein sequence is MNIKDLLHNEIIIIKITEFLTILEIQNLIISLRINVKTNVYFMNECLSILMDKEYTEEEEGEDAKENSEVKNNVERNEGELPPSSDIATAIATSNLSANQNDRRSPFEENETHEGNPNWSSTAEQNESHPNGEIIDLVTYEEERTNNLGHPPHEEATKRKIKSKQRKYKNFYEKNVKKGGKMRSIRECLNIDFYSKGKRPLHNTNSEKEGNEWFRKFWLYTHLSHEIIDLKKKLKNGFLKINNNEMVPKNRTKRFDPFQLFKFNGKFYTIFDVPWVSVYFQFCLNAICVFCQQKVDRDSLCVFAEKINLTVSNKLLLNYFNHIIKSGERNLHVNKEDNNDQAITDQPPEGEGADELGEPPQKRKKISLDSTEDCYELDCSSLRDQRRGDDWDNVVRKEDNADARSCRRSVDNLPLGGKRGAISKKDAKGSFMGDHNDSFSMGDTEGSLSLRDMDGPLSPRDMEGSLSLRDMDGPLSLRDMDGPLSPRDTNDSTSWEGGSSFDGISWQGTNNDASLHSENQLHEERVQIREEFLAVRKTHIFCDDCSRILEYRMNIKSIFEALKKDYELLKKLKIMTKTFKIPKHLFCLCNYFFFKDKYIVYFKKVSNHLQCLRKILKKKLINNFIFTFSLNFYKFVIRALLTCDDKKIYHCEDIFLFGFYVKYRNLLNMFNSPRIIYVYYSFHVILEKIKKLQLLFSHKHFLKLTHDLHFDIVAIIEKLKQSDAKKIYRGISKYIYDNVNEEMLSTRSYDELYVYFFQCVKNYRFV, encoded by the coding sequence ATGAATATAAAAGATTTGCTACACAATGAAattatcataataaaaataaccgAATTTTTGACCATTCTGGAGattcaaaatttaataatttcccTGAGAATTAATGTTAAGACGAACGTATACTTTATGAATGAGTGTCTGTCCATATTGATGGACAAGGAATACacggaggaagaggagggagaagacGCGAAGGAAAATTCAGAAGTAAAAAACAATGTCGAAAGGAACGAAGGAGAACTACCCCCCTCTTCAGATATAGCCACAGCTATAGCTACATCGAACCTAAGTGCGAACCAGAATGATAGGCGTAGCCCCTTTGAGGAAAACGAAACACATGAGGGAAATCCTAATTGGAGTAGCACTGCTGAACAAAATGAGTCCCACCCGAACGGGGAAATAATCGATTTGGTGACCTACGAAGAAGAGCGCACGAATAATTTGGGGCACCCCCCACACGAGGAAGCAACAAAGCGAAAGATAAAATCAAAACAACGCAAGTATAAAAACTTTTACGAAaagaacgtaaaaaaaggtgggaaAATGCGATCAATTAGGGAATGCTTGAACATCGATTTTTACTCGAAAGGGAAGAGACCGCTACACAACACAAACTctgaaaaagaaggaaacgAATGGTTCAGAAAATTTTGGCTGTACACACATCTCTCCCACGAAATAAtagatttgaaaaaaaaattaaaaaatggatttttaaaaataaacaataatGAAATGGTGCCTAAAAATAGGACCAAACGGTTTGATCCTTTTCagcttttcaaatttaatggaaaattttataccATTTTTGATGTCCCTTGGGTTTCTGtatatttccaattttgctTAAATGCCATTTGTGTATTTTGTCAACAGAAAGTTGACAGGGATTCCTTATGTGTATTTGCAgagaaaattaatttaacTGTGTCAAATAAATtgcttttaaattattttaatcatattataaaatCTGGAGAGCGTAACTTGCACGTAAACAAGGAGGATAATAATGACCAGGCCATTACAGATCAGCCCCCCGAGGGAGAAGGGGCTGACGAATTGGGGGAGCccccacaaaaaaggaaaaaaataagcctTGATTCTACCGAGGATTGTTACGAACTCGATTGTTCGTCCCTCAGGGATCAACGCCGTGGTGATGATTGGGACAATGTTGTGCGCAAGGAGGATAATGCGGACGCCCGTTCGTGCCGTAGAAGTGTTGACAACCTTCCGCTGGGGGGGAAGAGAGGTGCGATTTCGAAGAAAGACGCCAAGGGTTCCTTCATGGGAGATCATAACGATTCCTTCTCCATGGGAGACACGGAAGGTTCCCTCTCCCTGAGAGACATGGATGGTCCCTTATCCCCGAGAGACATGGAAGGTTCCCTCTCCCTGAGAGACATGGATGGCCCCTTATCCCTGAGAGACATGGATGGTCCCTTATCCCCGAGAGACACGAACGATAGCACCTCGTGGGAGGGAGGAAGCTCCTTCGATGGCATTTCGTGGCAGGGTACAAACAACGACGCATCGCTCCACTCGGAAAATCAGCTGCACGAAGAACGCGTTCAAATCAGAGAAGAATTCCTAGCCGTAAGAAAAACGCACATTTTCTGCGACGATTGCTCAAGGATCCTGGAGTACAGAATGAACATCAAGTCCATTTTTGAAGCGCTGAAAAAAGATTAcgaattgttaaaaaaactgaaaattaTGACCAAAACGTTTAAAATCCCCAAAcatcttttttgtttgtgtaattattttttttttaaggacaAATATATtgtgtattttaaaaaagtttccaATCATTTGCAATgtttgagaaaaatattaaaaaaaaaattaataaacaaCTTTATATTCACCTTTTcgttaaatttttacaaatttgtaaTTCGAGCACTGCTAACATGTGATGAcaagaaaatttatcattGCGAGGACATTTTCTTGTTTGGATTTTATGTCAAGTATAGGAATTTACTGAATATGTTTAACAGCCCAAGaattatttatgtgtacTACTCCTTCCAtgtcattttggaaaaaattaaaaagcttCAACTTCTTTTTAGCCATAAGCATTTCTTAAAGTTGACGCATGATCTGCACTTTGACATCGTCGCCATAATTGAGAAGCTCAAACAATCTGATGCCAAGAAAATTTACAGGGGTATTTCCAAGTACATATATGACAATGTGAATGAAGAAATGCTATCCACGAGAAGCTACGATGAACTCTACGTGTACTTTTTTCAGTGCGTGAAGAATTACAGATTTGTC
- a CDS encoding hypothetical protein (putative), translating to MFYPGMFREKPKDIISDKWKIILRVSGFLVSCYLICFHGDLFDIPENNKLSVDSSFFKAQSGESPPFFFETLLYFFVPLSNIKRFELK from the exons ATGTTTTACCCAGGAATGTTTCGAGAAAAGCCGAAGGACATAATTTCGGACAAGTGGAAAATCATTTTGAGGGTTTCGGGCTTCCTCGTGTCATGTTATTTGATCTGCTTCCATGGGGACTTATTTGATATACCAGAAAATAACAAGCTGTC GGTTGACAGCTCTTTTTTCAAAGCGCAAAGCGGGGAGTCgccacccttttttttcgaaacaTTGTTGTATTTCTTTGTACCATTAAGCAACATAAAACGCTTCGAattgaagtaa
- a CDS encoding 50S ribosomal protein L17 (putative), with the protein MIKLSGIYSYWHYKAWQRATAGYLRTFIKNNLANNEMVGYVINDKHPKSIRVACDRYMYVVRYKKTFRYTKKIWAHDEKSEAKIGDIVRIQPLGYRIGPWKNYILVKILYKENKE; encoded by the exons atgataaaactAAGCGGCATATATTCCTACTGGCATTACAAAGCTTGGCAACGTGCTACGGCTGGATATTTGAGGACAT TtattaaaaacaatttagCGAACAACGAAATGGTCGGTTACGTCATTAACGACAAGCATCCCAAGAGCATACGAGTTGCATGTGACAG GTACATGTACGTCGTTCGGTACAAAAAGACCTTcaggtacacaaaaaaaatttgggcGCATGACGAAAAGAGCGAAGCAAAGATCGGAGACATTGTCCGGATTCAACCACTGGGGTATCGGATAGGCCCCTGGAAAAATTACATCCTcgtcaaaattttgtacaaggAAAATAAGGAGTGA
- a CDS encoding hypothetical protein (putative) — protein MKINLSLGKKSTGEGAGQRTGNEEGTSTGALKKGRREGDRKSDKEGRTTTKENSVKNQIGDFFMTSDDEEEPYELENNQNKKINEEKNKQIIDHTDKKKKIRYLGYRGDELTKLHEDRANGLGGKKQYGPCYKELGESRSDHRGDDKWGEKRSKEYLPKSPSGRKHREREDAAGAKAEVEKEIRIDDIFNKKESDQKGKSKYMDALIGSAKRRELEREMLIQKKLKIDTSKEEKVFITKAYKKKKWIGN, from the exons ATGAAGATTAATTTATCCCTGGGCAAAAAAAGTACAGGCGAGGGAGCGGGACAACGGACGGGTAACGAGGAAGGCACATCGACTGGGGCATTGAAAAAGGGACGTCGGGAAGGTGATCGAAAAAGCGATAAAGAGGGGAGGACCACAACCAAAGAAAACAGTGTGAAGAATCAAATAGGGGATTTTTTTATGACCTCAGATGATGAAGAGGAACCGTACGAATTGGAGAAcaaccaaaataaaaaaataaatgaagaaaaaaataaacaaatc attgatcACACagacaagaagaagaaaattcgCTACCTGGGTTATAGGGGCGACGAGTTGACGAAACTGCATGAGGATAGAGCGAACGggttgggggggaagaagcagtaTGGCCCGTGCTATAAGGAACTGGGAGAAAGCAGAAGCGACCATCGGGGTGAtgacaaatggggggagaaacGATCGAAGGAATATTTGCCGAAATCCCCAAGTGGAAGAAAACACAGGGAGAGGGAAGACGCAGCTGGAGCCAAGGCCGAAGTGGAGAAGGAAATCCGCATAGATGACATATTCAATAAGAAGGAGAGCGACCAGAAGGGAAAGTCCAAATACATGGACGCCCTCATCGGTAGCGCCAAACGAAGGGAATTGGAAAGGGAAATGTTGATccaaaaaaaactcaaaatTGATACAtccaaggaagaaaaagtttttatAACGAAagcgtataaaaaaaaaaaatggatagggAACTAA
- a CDS encoding ferrochelatase (putative) translates to MNIEDFLKFNNLNLCKDKIVNSIQRNKIGILITNLGSPEKPTYWALYKYLAKFLGDPRVVKLNRFLWLPLLYGYVLPFRSGKSLSKYKNVWTDEGSPLCVNTHNQCAALKERLFAMYKDKVTITYGMRYGERSIKRALDYLKSKNINKLLVVPLYPQSAECTVASTLDCIGENLKKWNNIPELRFLSGYCLNEKYLNSITESIQNFWKINGKGNKLIISYHSIPTKTVEDGDLYPFFCIESTNQLIKKLNLKKEDYILAFQSRIEGQKWIQPCIENILKQLSFEGCNVVDVVCPSFSADCLETLEEIEITYRQQFLKHGNGRLRYISCLNYSKVGIDFLMGIIQENMVGW, encoded by the exons atgaatatagaGGACTTCCTAAAATTCAACAACTTAAATTTATGCAAAGATAAAATAGTAAACAGCATCCAACGTAACAAAATCGGCATACTTATAACAAATTTGGGCAGCCCCGAGAAACCGACTTATTGGGCGCTGTACAAATATTTGGCTA AGTTCCTGGGCGACCCTCGAGTTGTCAAGCTGAATCGCTTTTTGTGGCTGCCCCTGCTCTACGGATACGTACTGCCCTTCCGCAGCg GGAAGTCCCTAtccaaatataaaaatgtatggaCAGACGAAGGGTCCCCTCTATGCGTGAACACGCATAACCAGTGCGCCGCGTTGAAGGAGCGTTTATTTGCAAT GTACAAGGACAAAGTCACGATTACCTACGGAATGCGATACGGAGAAAGGTCCATAAAAAGAGCATTGGATTatttgaaaagcaaaaacatAAACAAGCTTCTAGTAGTGCCCCTATATCCCCAATCGGCCGAATGCACAGTAGCATCCACGCTTGATTGCATAggtgaaaatttaaaaaagtggaatAACATCCCAGAGTTGAGATTTCTATCGGGATACTGTCTAAATGAAAAGTACCTAAATAGTATCACTGAGagtattcaaaatttttggaaaataaatggaaagggaaataaattaATCATATCATACCATTCCATACCTACTAAAACGGTGGAAGATGGAGAtttatatccttttttttgtatcgaGAGTACAAACCAGTTGATTAAAAAGCTCAACCTTAAGAAGGAAGATTATATATTGGCTTTTCAATCCAGAATAGAAGGACAGAAATGGATACAACCATGtatcgaaaatattttaaaacagTTGTCTTTTGAAGGATGTAATGTCGTCGATGTCGTTTGTCCATCCTTTTCCGCTGACTGCTTGGAGACATTGGAAGAAATTGAAATCACTTATCGCCAGCAGTTCCTTAAGCATGGCAATGGGCGTCTACGATATATAAGCTGcttaaattattcaaaagtGGGCATTGATTTTCTCATGGGTATTATTCAGGAGAACATGGTCGGATGGTAG